A genomic window from Candidatus Denitrolinea symbiosum includes:
- a CDS encoding Nudix hydrolase superfamily: MPRSDQGVTRERYMLIPRVLIFLRRGESVLLIKGAPNKRLWANKYNGIGGHVERGEDVLAAARRELDEETGLRADLWLAGTVTVDASPDIGVGLYVFTGQIEESGRTDPLGRTDPLGRTYVSAQLRPSAEGTLEWLPLSELASRPLVEDVAALLDRVLRMKAGDPPFAARSFYDDDEKLKVVFA; this comes from the coding sequence GTGCCTCGGTCCGACCAGGGCGTCACCCGCGAACGTTACATGCTGATTCCCCGCGTGCTGATCTTTTTACGGCGCGGGGAATCGGTTTTGCTCATCAAAGGCGCGCCGAACAAACGTCTCTGGGCGAACAAGTACAACGGGATCGGCGGACACGTCGAACGCGGCGAGGACGTCCTGGCCGCGGCGCGGCGCGAACTGGACGAAGAGACCGGTCTCCGCGCGGACCTTTGGCTGGCCGGCACGGTGACGGTGGACGCCAGCCCCGACATCGGCGTGGGGCTGTACGTCTTCACCGGGCAAATCGAAGAGTCGGGGCGGACCGATCCGTTGGGGCGGACCGATCCGTTGGGGCGGACCTACGTGTCCGCCCAACTCCGTCCCAGCGCGGAGGGGACGCTGGAGTGGCTGCCGCTGTCCGAACTGGCGAGCCGGCCTCTCGTCGAGGATGTGGCGGCGCTGCTCGACCGCGTCCTGCGGATGAAGGCGGGCGATCCGCCCTTTGCCGCGCGTTCGTTCTATGACGACGACGAAAAATTGAAAGTGGTCTTCGCCTGA
- a CDS encoding pyridoxal-5-phosphate-dependent protein subunit beta — MTTIDLTIEKDRRARAVQRARERNIIIPTYAQMKDPSKIPGKIKDELKGIGLWDIHPRNLFRITWKNQPVASGGTFGGANFIELPSSLTGVRARIVALVGKWFPTGSHKVGAAFSCLVPRLVTGQFDPTTQKAVWPSTGNYCRGGAYDSALLACDSIAILPEGMSRERFEWLSNVAGETIKTPGSESNVKEIFDKCWELRNSGQDLMIFNQFDEFGNYLWHYEVTGHAMEEVLKRVMGPNDRYRGMVSATGSAGTIASGDYLKQLFPESKIVASEALQCPTLLENGFGAHRIEGIGDKHVPWVHNVKNTDLVAAVDDNAVVNLSRLFTEEAGRAYLVERGVPEDVVARLDLFGFSGISNMLTAVKMAKYYEMDENDIVLTLLTDSMELYHSRVAEMRDEMGEYTDSNAAADYARWILGESTDNLLELRYTDRRRVHNLKYYTWVEQQGKTYEEIQQQWYQPNYWTDVQKQADEIDELIVAFNEDVGLLK; from the coding sequence ATGACCACCATTGACCTTACCATCGAAAAAGACCGCCGCGCCCGCGCGGTCCAACGCGCCCGCGAGCGCAACATCATCATTCCCACCTACGCCCAGATGAAAGACCCGTCGAAGATCCCGGGCAAGATCAAGGATGAATTAAAGGGCATCGGACTTTGGGACATTCACCCGCGCAATCTCTTCCGCATCACCTGGAAGAACCAGCCCGTCGCCTCGGGCGGGACCTTCGGCGGGGCCAACTTCATCGAGCTGCCCTCCTCGCTGACGGGCGTCCGCGCCCGCATCGTGGCGCTGGTGGGGAAGTGGTTCCCGACGGGTTCGCACAAGGTCGGGGCGGCGTTTTCCTGTCTCGTGCCGCGGCTCGTCACGGGTCAGTTCGACCCGACCACGCAGAAGGCGGTCTGGCCCTCGACGGGAAATTACTGCCGCGGCGGCGCGTACGACTCCGCTCTGCTGGCATGCGATTCCATCGCCATCCTGCCCGAAGGGATGTCGCGGGAGCGCTTCGAGTGGCTGTCCAACGTCGCGGGCGAGACGATTAAGACGCCCGGCTCCGAATCGAACGTCAAGGAGATCTTCGACAAGTGCTGGGAACTCCGCAATTCGGGACAGGACCTGATGATCTTCAACCAGTTTGACGAGTTCGGCAATTACCTGTGGCACTACGAAGTGACCGGCCACGCGATGGAGGAGGTCTTGAAGCGGGTGATGGGACCGAACGACCGCTACCGCGGCATGGTCTCCGCGACCGGCTCAGCCGGGACGATCGCCAGCGGCGACTACCTGAAGCAGCTCTTCCCGGAAAGCAAGATCGTAGCCAGCGAAGCCCTGCAATGTCCGACCCTGCTCGAAAACGGGTTCGGCGCGCACCGCATCGAGGGGATCGGCGATAAACACGTCCCGTGGGTGCATAACGTGAAGAACACCGACCTCGTGGCTGCGGTGGACGATAATGCCGTGGTCAACCTCTCGCGTCTCTTCACCGAGGAGGCGGGACGCGCCTACCTCGTCGAGCGCGGCGTCCCGGAAGACGTTGTGGCGCGGCTCGACCTGTTCGGCTTCTCGGGCATCTCGAACATGCTGACGGCCGTCAAGATGGCGAAGTATTACGAAATGGACGAGAACGACATCGTGCTGACCCTCCTGACCGATTCGATGGAACTGTACCACTCCCGCGTCGCCGAGATGCGCGACGAGATGGGCGAATACACCGACAGCAACGCGGCCGCCGATTACGCCCGCTGGATCCTGGGCGAATCCACCGATAACCTGCTCGAACTGCGTTACACCGACCGGCGCCGCGTCCACAATTTGAAGTACTACACCTGGGTCGAACAGCAGGGCAAGACCTACGAGGAGATCCAGCAGCAGTGGTATCAGCCGAATTACTGGACCGACGTCCAAAAGCAGGCGGACGAGATCGACGAGTTGATCGTCGCGTTCAACGAGGATGTCGGATTGTTGAAATAG
- a CDS encoding sensor domain-containing diguanylate cyclase, translating into MNDDLSKILLDNLSDGVYYVDKDRNITYWNTTAEKITGYQKPEIIGHSCANNILRHMDVTGRELCENGCPLQLTLQDGEKREAFVFLHHKQGHRVSVHVRVAPLVDETGEIIGAVETFSENSKNLDMLKEIERLKNDAFRDPLLGIGNRRLAEIMFENHADKRDVLGMIFFDVDFFKEINDQHGHAIGDKTLVMISKSAISALRQSDLFFRWGGDEFLILLPNISREDLRAIAERINIFVERSFIMADNRRISTTISTSATFAAANETLASAIKRSDALMYKSKNDGRNKVTAD; encoded by the coding sequence ATGAACGACGACTTATCGAAAATCCTGCTGGACAATCTGTCCGACGGGGTGTATTACGTGGACAAGGATAGAAATATCACCTACTGGAACACGACTGCCGAGAAAATAACGGGATACCAAAAACCTGAAATCATCGGACATTCCTGCGCCAATAATATCCTTCGACACATGGACGTCACTGGGCGGGAATTGTGCGAGAACGGCTGTCCGCTGCAACTCACCTTGCAGGACGGCGAGAAACGGGAAGCCTTTGTGTTCCTGCATCACAAGCAGGGACACCGCGTATCCGTCCACGTGCGGGTGGCGCCGCTGGTGGACGAAACGGGGGAGATCATCGGCGCGGTCGAGACTTTTTCGGAAAATTCGAAGAACCTGGATATGTTGAAGGAGATCGAGCGGCTCAAGAACGACGCGTTCCGAGACCCGCTGCTGGGAATCGGAAACCGCCGCCTGGCGGAGATCATGTTCGAAAACCACGCCGACAAACGGGACGTTTTGGGGATGATCTTCTTCGACGTGGACTTTTTCAAGGAAATCAACGATCAACACGGTCACGCCATCGGCGACAAGACGCTGGTCATGATCAGCAAATCGGCGATCAGCGCCTTGCGCCAATCGGACCTGTTCTTCCGATGGGGCGGGGACGAGTTTCTGATCCTGCTGCCAAACATCAGCCGCGAAGACCTGCGCGCCATCGCGGAGCGGATCAACATTTTTGTGGAACGCAGTTTCATCATGGCGGACAACCGGAGGATTTCGACGACGATCTCGACCAGCGCGACCTTTGCCGCGGCAAACGAGACGCTGGCCTCCGCCATCAAGCGGAGCGACGCGCTGATGTATAAAAGCAAAAACGACGGGCGGAATAAAGTTACGGCAGATTAA
- a CDS encoding phospholipase, giving the protein MRQRVAFSILLISLLLSACAPSAPAAGTRTPAPPSAVPTDATDDSQRVEPIPVHVGYGGKGSFFEIYFTDPANPASKQQTGGIEQALIASIDAARLSVDVAIYSFSLREVGNALLRARDRGVTVRVVMESDNRERSLPQALIEAGLPILGDRREGLMHDKFVVIDRSEVWTGSLNFTPSGVYEDNNNLAHIRSVKIAENYLAEFNEMYEDDLFGPDTRAATPNPVVTVDGTRVETYFSPDDGVAARVLELLQGARKSVHFLAYSFTADDLAEVLRAKHSEGLTIKGVMDGSQIASNKGTEFDPFRQAGIDVRKNGNKGLMHHKVIIIDRSIVITGSYNFTGSAEDRNDENLLIIFSPDIAKLYLDEFNRVFKAAQPASK; this is encoded by the coding sequence ATGCGCCAACGCGTTGCGTTTTCCATTTTACTCATCTCCCTGCTGCTCTCTGCCTGCGCGCCATCCGCGCCCGCGGCCGGGACGCGAACCCCCGCGCCGCCGTCCGCTGTCCCCACCGACGCGACCGACGACTCGCAGCGCGTCGAGCCGATTCCCGTCCACGTCGGGTATGGAGGCAAAGGCTCCTTCTTCGAAATCTATTTCACCGATCCAGCCAACCCGGCTTCCAAACAACAGACGGGCGGGATCGAACAGGCCCTGATCGCCTCCATCGACGCGGCGCGCCTGAGCGTGGACGTCGCCATTTACAGTTTCAGCCTGCGCGAGGTGGGAAACGCCCTCCTGCGCGCCCGCGACCGCGGCGTGACCGTCCGCGTCGTGATGGAGAGCGACAACCGCGAGCGCTCCCTTCCGCAGGCGCTCATCGAGGCGGGACTTCCCATTCTCGGCGACCGGCGCGAGGGCCTGATGCACGACAAATTCGTCGTCATTGACCGCTCCGAAGTCTGGACGGGTTCGCTGAACTTCACGCCCAGCGGCGTGTACGAAGACAACAACAACCTCGCCCACATCCGCTCCGTCAAGATCGCGGAAAACTACCTGGCGGAATTCAACGAAATGTATGAAGACGATCTCTTCGGCCCCGACACGCGCGCTGCTACCCCGAATCCCGTCGTAACCGTGGACGGGACGCGCGTCGAGACGTACTTCTCGCCCGACGACGGCGTCGCGGCGCGCGTCCTTGAACTGTTGCAGGGCGCGCGGAAAAGCGTCCACTTCCTCGCCTACTCTTTCACCGCCGACGACCTGGCGGAAGTGTTGCGCGCAAAACACAGCGAGGGCCTCACGATAAAAGGCGTGATGGACGGCAGCCAGATCGCCTCCAACAAAGGCACAGAGTTCGACCCCTTCCGCCAGGCGGGCATTGACGTCCGCAAAAACGGAAACAAGGGCTTGATGCACCACAAAGTCATCATCATTGACCGTTCCATCGTCATCACGGGTTCGTATAACTTCACCGGCTCGGCTGAAGACCGCAACGATGAAAACCTGCTCATCATTTTCAGCCCCGACATCGCCAAACTGTACCTGGACGAATTCAACCGGGTATTTAAAGCGGCGCAGCCCGCGAGTAAATGA